A section of the Artemia franciscana unplaced genomic scaffold, ASM3288406v1 Scaffold_1932, whole genome shotgun sequence genome encodes:
- the LOC136042753 gene encoding phosphatidylserine synthase 2-like, translating to MNMRVQLQNDQSAEIFSDQLLVIGKGKLPVDSISEQLIALTALFVLVIVLVYAAFEPITNDTDRNSTRGVIAALGVFIALGVTIMPDGPFRWPHPALWRLFFCLSILYELSLIFALFQSPNDARKLLKHFDKNLGKELDEISYDGSCLIYDPSIPDDLWHNVRNKLDVFVPTHFFGWLLKTLVLRDWWLCTVISVMFEILEYTLEHQLPNFSECWWDHWIMDVLVCNGLGIVCGLYTLEYFSMKKYHWRGLWNIPTYRGKLKRIFAQLGPYDFIKFEWRPLSSLGRWGATLTIVFVFLLTELNTFYLKFFLWIPPDHWLNLARLLVMLFWGAVALREVFQYLDDPGCKSFGRQSWTLLTIVFTEFLIVIRFGGETISKPIPRFIALFWVLGLIALLCYTVWAFILNRKATPKETELEVEEERYRWLQDSKCLKGFSEFWLSRFANGLYNDFTEAVKN from the coding sequence AGCTCATAGCCCTCACAGCTCTCTTTGTGCTAGTCATTGTTCTAGTCTATGCAGCTTTTGAACCTATCACCAATGACACTGATCGCAATAGTACGAGAGGAGTCATTGCTGCTCTTGGAGTCTTTATTGCCTTAGGTGTAACCATTATGCCAGATGGCCCATTCAGATGGCCCCATCCAGCCCTATGGagattatttttctgtttaagtATACTATATGAGTTGTCCCTCATCTTTGCTCTCTTTCAATCTCCAAATGATGCAAGAAAACTGCTTAAGCATTTTGATAAGAACCTTGGTAAAGAATTAGATGAAATATCGTATGATGGAAGTTGTCTTATATATGACCCGTCGATTCCTGATGATCTGTGGCACAATGTACGGAACAAGTTGGATGTTTTTGTTCCTACACATTTTTTTGGTTGGTTGTTAAAGACTCTTGTTTTGAGGGATTGGTGGCTGTGCACAGTTATATCAGTTATGTTTGAAATTCTCGAATACACACTAGAGCATCAGCTTCCTAATTTCTCTGAATGTTGGTGGGATCATTGGATCATGGACGTTCTAGTCTGTAATGGGCTTGGAATAGTTTGTGGCCTGTATACTCTGGAATATTTTAGTATGAAAAAGTATCATTGGAGAGGGTTATGGAATATTCCCACTTACAGAGGAAAGCTAAAGAGAATATTTGCTCAGTTAGGACcatatgattttattaaatttgaatgGAGACCCTTATCTAGCTTAGGGCGTTGGGGAGCTacattgaccattgtttttgtgtttttattaacAGAATTGAACACTttctatttgaagttttttctttggattCCACCTGATCATTGGCTGAATTTAGCCAGATTGTTAGTCATGCTCTTCTGGGGTGCTGTTGCGCTACGAGAAGTTTTTCAGTATCTTGACGATCCTGGTTGTAAAAGTTTTGGCCGTCAGTCCTGGACTCTTCTAACTATTGTTTTTACAGAGTTTCTAATTGTTATTCGCTTTGGTGGGGAAACCATATCTAAACCCATTCCTCGATTCATTGCCCTTTTCTGGGTTTTAGGGCTTATAGCCCTATTGTGCTACACAGTCTGGGCGTTCATCTTGAATAGAAAAGCTACACCTAAGGAAACTGAACTAGAAGTTGAAGAGGAAAGATATAGATGGCTTCAAGATAGCAAGTGCCTTAAAGGCTTCTCAGAATTCTGGTTATCACGCTTTGCCAATGGATTGTATAATGATTTTACAGAAGctgtaaaaaattga